A portion of the Micromonospora vinacea genome contains these proteins:
- a CDS encoding polyribonucleotide nucleotidyltransferase, whose product MTETKLGTESRTAVIDNGSFGTREITFSTGRLARQAAGSVIAQLGETVVLSATTAGKHPKEQFDFFPLTVDVEERMYAAGRIPGSFFRREGRPSEDAILTCRLIDRPLRPSFVKGLRNEVQVVETILALDPQHPYDVVAINAASMSTKLSGLPFSGPIGATRVAHIDGQWVAFPTLEELARATFDMVVAGRTLEDGDVAIMMVEAEATPNAVALISAGATAPTEEVVASGLEAAKPAIRELCRAQSELAEVAAKPVTEFPVFLDYQDDVYDAVSELARGEVAEAITIAGKADREEALDRVKARVAEELGARFEGREKELSAAFRSLTKSEVRNRVLREQVRMDGRGPRDIRSLTAEVGVLPRVHGSALFERGETQILGVTTLNMLRMEQMVDTLSPENRKRYMHNYNFPPYSTGETGRVGSPKRREIGHGALAERALIPVLPSREEFPYAIRQVSEALGSNGSTSMGSVCASTLGLLSAGVPLKAPVAGIAMGLISDEVDGKTQYVTLTDILGAEDAFGDMDFKVAGTPEFVTALQLDTKLNGIPSDVLAAALQQANEARQVILGVMKAAIEAPAEMSDYAPRVTTVKIPVDKIGMVIGPKGQTINAIQDETGAEISIEDDGTIYVGATNGPSAQAAVDRINGIANPTLPKQGERFLGTVVKTAAFGAFISLLPGRDGLLHISKVGDGKRVERVEDFLNVGDRVEVEIADIDARGKIYLDKVRPEGTEAPAAGEAAAGDRPAGRDRGDRAPRDRGDRERGGDRGGRGPERGGEGGNGGGEGGEGGERPRRRTRHS is encoded by the coding sequence ATGACCGAGACCAAACTCGGCACCGAATCCCGCACCGCCGTGATCGACAACGGGTCCTTCGGCACCCGCGAGATCACCTTCTCCACCGGTCGGCTGGCTCGCCAGGCCGCCGGTTCCGTCATCGCCCAGCTGGGCGAGACGGTGGTTCTCTCCGCCACGACCGCCGGTAAGCACCCGAAGGAGCAGTTCGACTTCTTCCCGCTGACCGTCGACGTCGAGGAGCGGATGTACGCCGCGGGCCGCATCCCCGGCTCGTTCTTCCGCCGTGAGGGTCGGCCCAGCGAGGACGCGATCCTCACCTGCCGGCTGATCGACCGGCCGCTGCGCCCGTCGTTCGTCAAGGGCCTGCGCAACGAGGTCCAGGTCGTCGAGACCATCCTCGCGCTCGACCCGCAGCACCCGTACGACGTCGTGGCGATCAACGCCGCCTCGATGTCGACCAAGCTCTCCGGCCTGCCGTTCTCCGGCCCGATCGGTGCGACCCGCGTCGCCCACATCGACGGCCAGTGGGTCGCCTTCCCGACCCTGGAGGAGCTGGCTCGCGCCACCTTCGACATGGTCGTGGCCGGCCGCACGCTCGAAGACGGCGACGTCGCGATCATGATGGTCGAGGCCGAGGCCACCCCGAACGCCGTCGCCCTCATCTCGGCCGGTGCCACCGCCCCGACCGAGGAGGTCGTCGCCAGCGGCCTGGAGGCCGCCAAGCCGGCGATCCGTGAGCTGTGCCGCGCGCAGAGCGAGCTGGCCGAGGTCGCCGCCAAGCCGGTCACCGAGTTCCCGGTCTTCCTGGACTACCAGGACGACGTGTACGACGCCGTCTCCGAGCTGGCCCGTGGCGAGGTGGCCGAGGCGATCACCATCGCCGGCAAGGCCGACCGCGAGGAGGCCCTGGACCGGGTCAAGGCCCGGGTCGCCGAGGAGTTGGGCGCCCGGTTCGAGGGTCGGGAGAAGGAGCTCAGCGCTGCCTTCCGGTCGCTGACCAAGTCCGAGGTGCGCAACCGCGTGCTGCGCGAGCAGGTCCGCATGGACGGGCGTGGCCCGCGTGACATCCGGTCGCTGACCGCCGAGGTCGGCGTGCTGCCCCGGGTGCACGGTTCGGCGCTGTTCGAGCGGGGCGAGACCCAGATCCTGGGCGTCACCACGCTGAACATGCTCCGCATGGAGCAGATGGTGGACACGCTGTCCCCCGAGAACCGCAAGCGCTACATGCACAACTACAACTTCCCGCCGTACTCGACCGGTGAGACCGGCCGGGTCGGCTCGCCGAAGCGTCGCGAGATCGGCCACGGCGCGCTCGCCGAGCGTGCGCTGATCCCGGTGCTGCCGTCGCGCGAGGAGTTCCCGTACGCCATCCGGCAGGTGTCGGAGGCGCTCGGCTCCAACGGCTCCACCTCGATGGGTTCGGTCTGCGCGTCGACGCTGGGCCTGCTCTCCGCGGGTGTCCCGCTGAAGGCGCCGGTCGCCGGCATCGCGATGGGGCTCATCTCCGACGAGGTGGACGGCAAGACCCAGTACGTGACGCTGACCGACATCCTCGGTGCCGAGGACGCGTTCGGTGACATGGACTTCAAGGTCGCCGGCACCCCGGAGTTCGTCACCGCGCTCCAGCTCGACACCAAGCTCAACGGCATCCCGTCGGACGTGCTGGCCGCCGCGTTGCAGCAGGCGAACGAGGCCCGGCAGGTCATCCTCGGCGTGATGAAGGCGGCGATCGAGGCTCCGGCCGAGATGTCCGACTACGCGCCGCGGGTCACCACCGTCAAGATCCCGGTCGACAAGATCGGCATGGTGATCGGCCCGAAGGGGCAGACCATCAACGCGATCCAGGACGAGACCGGCGCCGAGATCTCCATCGAGGACGACGGCACGATCTACGTCGGCGCCACCAACGGCCCGTCGGCCCAGGCGGCCGTCGACCGGATCAACGGCATCGCCAACCCGACGCTGCCGAAGCAGGGCGAGCGGTTCCTCGGCACTGTGGTCAAGACCGCCGCGTTCGGTGCGTTCATCTCGCTCCTGCCGGGCCGTGACGGCCTGCTGCACATCTCCAAGGTGGGCGACGGCAAGCGGGTCGAGCGCGTCGAGGACTTCCTCAACGTCGGTGACCGGGTCGAGGTCGAGATCGCGGACATCGACGCCCGCGGCAAGATCTACCTCGACAAGGTCCGCCCGGAGGGCACCGAGGCTCCGGCCGCCGGTGAGGCCGCCGCTGGCGACCGGCCGGCTGGCCGTGACCGCGGCGACCGGGCTCCGCGTGACCGCGGCGACCGTGAGCGTGGCGGCGACCGTGGCGGGCGTGGCCCGGAGCGCGGCGGCGAGGGCGGCAACGGCGGCGGCGAGGGTGGCGAGGGCGGCGAGCGTCCGCGCCGTCGGACCCGGCACAGCTGA
- a CDS encoding M16 family metallopeptidase has translation MSRAISAPFPPDRRGVAASRDTGAGRSGGTARAVTRTLSDDPLGGTVRRTVLPSGLRVLTEAIPAMRSVSFGIWVAVGSRDETGPQAGAAHFLEHLLFKGTHKRTALEISSQIEAVGGETNAFTTKEYTCYYARVLDEDLPLAIDVMCDLVADSLLEPADVETERGVILEEIAMHDDEPGDEVHDLFVQAVYGDHPLGRLISGTAETVTPMTRRQIQSFYRGRYTAPQIVIAAAGNLDHAAVVKLVRQAVRGTPLDSDPASPAPHRAATPAVRTKPATTLVEPKETEQAHVILGCPGIDRLDDRRFALGVLNNVLGGGMSSRLFQEIREQRGLAYSVYSYASQYADTGLFAVYAGCAPGKVDEVLALTRAELARVAADGLTEAEVARGKGMSKGSFVLGLEDTGSRMSRLAKGELLYGDLMPVDELLRRVDEVTVEDVNVLAAELLSRPMSLAVVGPFGAGDFAV, from the coding sequence GTGAGTCGGGCCATCAGCGCGCCGTTTCCACCGGATCGACGGGGGGTGGCTGCGTCTCGGGACACCGGGGCGGGCCGCTCCGGCGGCACCGCCCGCGCGGTGACCCGGACGCTCAGCGACGACCCGCTGGGCGGCACGGTACGTCGTACCGTGCTGCCCAGCGGCCTGCGCGTCCTCACCGAGGCGATTCCGGCGATGCGCAGCGTCTCGTTCGGCATCTGGGTGGCGGTCGGCTCGCGCGACGAGACCGGCCCGCAGGCCGGTGCCGCGCACTTCCTCGAGCACCTGCTCTTCAAGGGCACCCACAAGCGCACCGCACTGGAGATCTCCTCGCAGATCGAGGCGGTGGGTGGTGAGACCAACGCCTTCACCACGAAGGAATACACCTGCTACTACGCCCGCGTGCTGGACGAGGACCTGCCGCTGGCGATCGACGTGATGTGCGACCTGGTCGCCGACTCGCTGTTGGAGCCGGCCGACGTCGAGACCGAGCGTGGCGTGATCCTGGAAGAGATCGCCATGCACGACGACGAGCCGGGTGACGAGGTGCACGACCTCTTCGTCCAGGCCGTCTACGGCGATCACCCGCTGGGCCGGCTGATCTCCGGCACGGCCGAGACCGTCACGCCGATGACCCGCCGGCAGATCCAGAGCTTCTACCGGGGTCGCTACACCGCGCCGCAGATCGTCATCGCCGCCGCCGGCAACCTCGACCACGCTGCGGTGGTCAAGCTGGTCCGCCAGGCAGTGCGCGGCACCCCGCTGGACAGCGACCCGGCCAGCCCGGCGCCGCACCGCGCGGCGACCCCGGCGGTACGCACCAAGCCGGCGACCACGCTGGTGGAGCCGAAGGAGACCGAGCAGGCGCACGTCATCCTCGGCTGCCCCGGCATCGACCGGCTCGACGATCGCCGGTTCGCCCTCGGGGTGCTCAACAACGTGCTGGGCGGCGGCATGTCCAGCCGCCTGTTCCAGGAGATCCGCGAGCAGCGCGGCCTGGCGTACTCGGTCTACTCCTACGCCAGCCAGTACGCCGACACCGGCCTCTTCGCCGTCTACGCCGGCTGCGCGCCGGGCAAGGTGGACGAGGTGCTCGCCCTGACCCGTGCCGAGCTGGCCCGGGTGGCCGCCGACGGGTTGACCGAGGCCGAGGTGGCCCGGGGCAAGGGGATGAGCAAGGGCTCCTTCGTCCTCGGCCTGGAGGACACCGGTTCCCGGATGAGCCGGCTGGCCAAGGGTGAGCTGCTCTACGGCGACCTGATGCCTGTCGACGAGCTGCTCCGCCGGGTCGACGAGGTCACCGTGGAGGACGTGAACGTCCTCGCCGCCGAGCTGCTCAGCCGGCCGATGTCGCTGGCCGTGGTGGGCCCGTTCGGCGCCGGCGACTTCGCGGTCTGA
- the dapB gene encoding 4-hydroxy-tetrahydrodipicolinate reductase: protein MTDEQGKAPAQQLRVGVFGARGRMGVEVCKAVDAADDLALAAAIDQGDSRSAVSTAEVVVDFTTPDVVMDNLRWCIEQGISAVVGTTGFTEQRLEQVRGWLADRPEVGVVIAPNFGIGAVLMMQFAARAARHFESVEIIEQHHPRKLDAPSGTATHTARQIAQARAEAGLGPVPDATKDEVPGARGADIEGVRVHAVRATGLVAHQEVLFGGTGETLTIRHDSYDRVSFMPGVLLAVRAVRNRPGLTVGLDALLD from the coding sequence GTGACTGACGAGCAGGGAAAGGCACCGGCCCAGCAGCTGCGGGTCGGCGTTTTTGGTGCGCGTGGCCGGATGGGCGTCGAGGTCTGCAAGGCGGTCGACGCCGCCGACGATCTCGCCCTCGCCGCGGCGATCGACCAGGGCGACAGCCGCTCCGCCGTCTCCACCGCCGAGGTGGTCGTCGACTTCACCACGCCGGACGTCGTCATGGACAACCTCCGGTGGTGCATCGAGCAGGGCATCAGCGCGGTGGTCGGCACGACCGGCTTCACCGAGCAGCGGCTGGAGCAGGTGCGCGGCTGGCTGGCCGACAGGCCCGAGGTGGGCGTGGTCATCGCCCCGAACTTCGGCATCGGCGCGGTGCTGATGATGCAGTTCGCCGCGCGCGCCGCCCGACACTTCGAGTCCGTCGAGATCATCGAGCAGCACCACCCGCGCAAGCTGGACGCCCCGAGCGGCACCGCCACCCACACCGCCCGGCAGATCGCCCAGGCCCGCGCCGAAGCCGGCCTCGGCCCGGTGCCGGACGCCACCAAGGACGAGGTGCCGGGTGCGCGCGGCGCCGACATCGAGGGGGTACGCGTCCACGCGGTGCGCGCCACCGGCCTGGTCGCCCACCAGGAGGTGCTGTTCGGCGGCACCGGCGAGACGCTGACCATCCGGCACGACTCGTACGACAGGGTGTCGTTCATGCCGGGCGTGCTGCTGGCCGTCCGCGCGGTGCGCAACCGCCCCGGCCTCACCGTCGGCCTGGACGCCCTGCTCGACTGA
- a CDS encoding GNAT family N-acetyltransferase yields MIDGGHGDRVGRRVTLRPVDDDNWRAVADVAPRDDQRRFVAALGARYLLLSMRSEVWNSLAVYADETVVGHVMWGVDDDGSHWIGGMLIDAAEQGQGVGRATVQTLAPWLATRDGNPPVRLSYHPDNTAAAALYATLGFHPTGAMDDDELIAEQTP; encoded by the coding sequence ATGATCGATGGTGGACACGGTGACCGGGTCGGGCGGCGAGTGACGCTGCGGCCGGTCGACGACGACAACTGGCGGGCGGTGGCCGACGTCGCCCCGCGTGACGACCAGCGCCGGTTCGTGGCCGCGTTGGGCGCGCGTTATCTGCTGCTCAGCATGCGCTCCGAGGTGTGGAACTCGCTCGCGGTGTACGCCGACGAAACCGTCGTCGGCCACGTCATGTGGGGCGTGGACGACGACGGCTCGCACTGGATCGGCGGGATGCTGATCGACGCCGCAGAGCAGGGCCAGGGCGTCGGCCGGGCCACGGTGCAGACGCTGGCCCCCTGGCTGGCGACCCGGGATGGCAACCCCCCGGTCCGCCTCTCGTACCACCCCGACAACACAGCGGCCGCCGCCCTATACGCCACGCTGGGCTTCCACCCCACCGGCGCCATGGACGACGACGAGCTGATCGCCGAACAAACCCCCTGA
- a CDS encoding amylo-alpha-1,6-glucosidase, producing the protein MTERQLQPLLHELVGVVFAPTSALGDATGQIRPTGVQGVFHADARVLSRAELRVDERELEGLTRGDDGPHGAHFVSLARWLGDTTPDPTVRVDRLRRATRNGLTEELRIASTATVDVQATVTVDLGCDLAPIEVVKSGGTTDALAATTGQPGTLTWSGTGITVTVSAPGADVLADGERATTPRLVWPVDLPPGGETVLRWQVTVDDPRAVVVGPAGEPEWSRPEVTADDRRLVRLLDRSLDDLRGLRLAETGAPGDVFLGAGVPWFLTLFGRDSLWAARMMLPLGTDLAAGTLRVLARRQGTRVDPATGEAPGKILHELRRHAFALPDNGLRLPPAYYGTVDATMLWVNLLHDAWRWGMPAEQIEPLLPHLEAALRWLGEHADPDGDGLVEYIDTTGHGLSNQGWKDSGDAVRFHDGSLATAPIVLAEVQGYAHEAAVNGAALLDAFGRPGADRWREHAAALVGRFRKSFWVDGRHGPQPALALDRDKRPVDSLTSNIGHLLGTGLLDRDEEAQVAHLLTTDTMAAGFGLRTMSSDDAGFSPLSYHCGSIWTHDTAIVLGGLARAGHREAALGLADGLLSAAEAFDYRMPELYGGDDRAQVSRPVPYPASCRPQAWAATGAVLLLQAATGLYPDVPGGTVRLAPLAGAELGAVAVDGLRVANTPVHVTVDSTGEATVTGLPTPLTVTPILPTQRRPTTPLPH; encoded by the coding sequence GTGACCGAACGCCAGCTGCAACCCCTCCTGCACGAGCTGGTCGGGGTGGTCTTCGCCCCGACCAGCGCGCTGGGGGACGCGACCGGGCAGATCCGCCCCACCGGCGTCCAGGGCGTCTTCCACGCCGACGCCCGGGTGCTCTCCCGCGCCGAGCTGCGGGTCGACGAACGGGAGCTCGAAGGGCTGACCCGCGGCGACGACGGCCCGCACGGCGCACACTTCGTGAGCCTGGCCCGCTGGCTCGGTGACACCACCCCCGACCCCACCGTCCGCGTCGACCGACTCCGGCGGGCCACCCGCAACGGCCTCACCGAGGAACTGCGGATCGCCTCCACCGCCACTGTCGACGTACAGGCCACAGTCACCGTCGACCTCGGCTGCGACCTGGCACCCATCGAGGTCGTCAAGTCCGGCGGCACCACCGACGCGCTGGCGGCCACGACCGGCCAGCCGGGCACGCTCACCTGGTCGGGCACCGGAATCACCGTCACCGTCAGCGCGCCGGGCGCCGACGTGCTCGCCGACGGCGAGCGGGCCACCACGCCCCGGCTGGTCTGGCCGGTCGACCTGCCCCCCGGCGGCGAGACCGTGCTGCGCTGGCAGGTGACAGTCGACGACCCGCGCGCCGTCGTCGTCGGCCCGGCCGGCGAGCCCGAGTGGTCCCGGCCCGAGGTGACCGCCGACGACCGACGCCTCGTCCGACTGCTCGACCGCAGCCTGGACGACCTGCGCGGCCTCCGACTGGCCGAGACCGGCGCACCCGGCGACGTGTTCCTCGGCGCCGGGGTGCCCTGGTTCCTCACCCTGTTCGGCCGGGACAGCCTCTGGGCCGCCCGGATGATGCTGCCGCTCGGCACCGACCTGGCCGCCGGCACCCTGCGCGTGCTCGCCCGTCGGCAGGGCACCCGCGTCGACCCGGCGACCGGCGAGGCCCCCGGCAAGATCCTGCACGAGCTGCGCCGCCACGCGTTCGCCCTGCCCGACAACGGCCTGCGCCTGCCGCCGGCGTACTACGGCACCGTCGACGCCACGATGCTCTGGGTCAACCTGCTGCATGACGCGTGGCGTTGGGGAATGCCCGCCGAGCAGATCGAGCCCCTGCTGCCGCACCTGGAGGCGGCGCTGCGCTGGCTCGGCGAGCACGCCGACCCGGACGGCGACGGCCTCGTCGAGTACATCGACACCACCGGCCACGGCCTGTCCAACCAGGGCTGGAAGGACTCCGGCGACGCCGTCCGCTTCCACGACGGGTCCCTGGCCACCGCGCCGATCGTGCTCGCCGAGGTGCAGGGGTACGCGCACGAGGCCGCCGTCAACGGCGCCGCCCTGCTGGACGCCTTCGGCCGGCCGGGCGCCGACCGCTGGCGCGAACACGCCGCCGCACTGGTCGGCCGGTTCCGCAAGAGCTTCTGGGTCGACGGTCGCCACGGCCCGCAACCGGCGCTGGCCCTCGACCGCGACAAGCGCCCGGTCGACTCGCTGACCAGCAACATCGGCCACCTGCTCGGCACCGGCCTGCTCGACCGGGACGAGGAGGCCCAGGTCGCGCACCTACTCACCACCGACACGATGGCCGCCGGGTTCGGGCTACGCACCATGTCCAGCGACGACGCCGGCTTCAGCCCGTTGTCGTACCACTGTGGCTCGATCTGGACCCACGACACAGCGATCGTGCTCGGCGGGCTGGCCCGCGCCGGGCACCGCGAGGCCGCGCTCGGCCTGGCCGACGGGCTGCTCAGCGCGGCCGAGGCGTTCGACTACCGGATGCCGGAGTTGTACGGCGGCGACGACCGGGCACAGGTGAGCCGCCCGGTGCCGTACCCGGCCTCGTGCCGGCCGCAGGCGTGGGCCGCGACGGGCGCGGTGCTGCTGCTCCAGGCCGCCACCGGGCTCTACCCGGACGTACCGGGCGGCACGGTCCGGCTGGCGCCCCTGGCGGGAGCGGAACTCGGCGCCGTAGCGGTCGACGGCCTCCGGGTGGCCAACACCCCGGTGCACGTCACTGTCGACAGCACCGGCGAAGCCACAGTCACCGGCCTCCCCACCCCACTGACAGTGACCCCGATCCTCCCCACCCAACGCCGCCCCACAACCCCCCTCCCCCACTAA
- a CDS encoding LacI family DNA-binding transcriptional regulator, which produces MAEKVTIATVARHARVSRQTVSNVLNAPHIVRQETRQRVEDAINALGYRANQAARQMRTGRSRLIAARIEPTRDGINGSVLDRFLHGLTETADAAGYRVLLYTATDDDREIATYGDLLGTYELDAFVLVGTKYGDPRTEWLADRDVPFVTFGRPWDALDAHPWVDVDGAAGTAQATRRLLDAGHRRIAFLGWPVGSGVGDDRRAGWRDALHAAGVDPTGLHRETEDGIAEGERLMRDLLVDVAPSAVVCASDSLALGALQAIRGVDPPVSVIGFDDTPVAAAVGLTSVSQPLGEAAARCVDLLTGVLDGDHETPTPVLLQPSLALRHTA; this is translated from the coding sequence GTGGCCGAAAAGGTGACCATCGCGACGGTGGCCCGGCACGCCCGAGTCAGCCGGCAGACGGTGTCCAACGTGCTCAACGCCCCGCACATCGTGCGGCAGGAGACCCGTCAGCGGGTCGAGGACGCGATCAACGCGCTCGGCTACCGGGCCAACCAGGCCGCCCGGCAGATGCGCACCGGCCGCTCCCGCCTCATCGCCGCCCGGATCGAACCGACCCGCGACGGCATCAACGGCTCCGTGCTCGACCGCTTCCTGCACGGCCTCACCGAGACCGCCGACGCCGCCGGCTACCGGGTGCTGCTCTACACCGCCACCGACGACGACCGGGAGATCGCCACCTACGGCGACCTGCTCGGCACCTACGAGTTGGACGCGTTCGTGTTGGTGGGCACCAAGTACGGCGACCCGCGTACCGAATGGCTCGCCGACCGGGACGTACCGTTCGTGACCTTCGGTCGCCCGTGGGACGCGCTCGACGCGCACCCCTGGGTGGACGTGGACGGCGCCGCCGGCACCGCCCAGGCCACCCGGCGCCTGCTCGACGCCGGCCACCGGCGGATCGCCTTTCTCGGCTGGCCGGTCGGCTCCGGCGTCGGCGACGACCGGCGCGCCGGCTGGCGCGACGCGCTGCACGCGGCCGGCGTCGACCCGACCGGGCTGCACCGGGAGACCGAGGACGGCATCGCCGAGGGCGAACGCCTGATGCGTGACCTGCTGGTCGACGTGGCGCCGAGCGCCGTGGTCTGCGCCAGTGACTCGCTCGCCCTCGGCGCCCTCCAGGCCATCCGCGGCGTCGACCCGCCCGTGTCGGTGATCGGCTTCGACGACACGCCGGTGGCCGCCGCGGTCGGGCTGACCAGCGTCAGCCAACCGCTCGGCGAAGCCGCCGCCCGCTGCGTGGACCTGCTCACCGGGGTCCTCGACGGCGACCACGAGACCCCCACCCCCGTGCTGCTTCAGCCCTCGTTGGCGCTGCGGCACACCGCGTAG
- a CDS encoding sugar ABC transporter substrate-binding protein → MAPRTITRAAVAGLAAVALLGSAACGSGFDDSSGDTAQSSGPASLQILIGSSGDAETKAVQDAAAKWATSSGNTATVTPAQDLTQQLGQGLAGGTPPDVFYVDAAQFANYASVGALEPYGDKVSNSGDFYESLRSAFTYDGKLYCAPKDFSTLALQINTELWAKAGLTDADVPTTWEQLTAAAQKIKAKGQVPLALGDTRDRIGAFMVQNGGWLVSKDGKQPTADTPENLAALQYVKTMLSTGLAKYPKQLDSGWSGEAFGKGKAVMTIEGNWIKGALQNDFPNVKYKVVALPAGPKGQGTLSFTQCWGIAAKSKYKDQAIKFVEAMTSGEQQMTFAKAFGVMPSRQSARDQYTAAFPADKVFVDGVAYAQGPVNAPKMDSVLKDLDTGLQGLANGDPKTVLQNFDKNAKAALGGS, encoded by the coding sequence ATGGCACCCCGAACAATCACCCGGGCAGCGGTGGCCGGCCTCGCCGCCGTCGCCCTCCTCGGCTCCGCCGCCTGCGGCAGCGGCTTCGACGACTCGTCCGGCGACACCGCCCAGTCCAGTGGCCCCGCGAGCCTGCAGATCCTGATCGGCTCGTCCGGTGACGCCGAGACCAAGGCCGTGCAGGACGCCGCCGCGAAGTGGGCCACCAGCTCCGGCAACACCGCGACGGTCACCCCGGCGCAGGACCTCACCCAGCAGCTCGGCCAGGGCCTGGCCGGCGGCACCCCGCCGGACGTCTTCTACGTGGACGCGGCCCAGTTCGCCAACTACGCCAGCGTCGGCGCCCTCGAGCCGTACGGCGACAAGGTCAGCAACTCGGGCGACTTCTACGAGAGCCTGCGCAGCGCCTTCACGTACGACGGCAAGCTCTACTGCGCGCCCAAGGACTTCTCGACCCTGGCCCTGCAGATCAACACCGAACTGTGGGCCAAGGCCGGGCTGACCGACGCCGACGTGCCGACGACCTGGGAGCAGCTCACCGCCGCCGCCCAGAAGATCAAGGCCAAGGGGCAGGTCCCGCTGGCCCTCGGTGACACCCGGGACCGGATCGGCGCCTTCATGGTGCAGAACGGCGGCTGGCTGGTGAGCAAGGACGGCAAGCAGCCCACCGCCGACACCCCGGAGAACCTCGCCGCCCTCCAGTACGTCAAGACCATGCTCAGCACCGGCCTGGCCAAGTACCCGAAGCAGCTCGACTCCGGCTGGTCCGGTGAGGCGTTCGGCAAGGGCAAGGCCGTGATGACCATCGAGGGCAACTGGATCAAGGGTGCCCTCCAGAACGACTTCCCGAACGTGAAGTACAAGGTCGTGGCGCTGCCGGCCGGCCCCAAGGGGCAGGGCACGCTCTCCTTCACCCAGTGCTGGGGCATCGCCGCGAAGAGCAAGTACAAGGATCAGGCGATCAAGTTCGTCGAGGCGATGACCAGCGGCGAGCAGCAGATGACCTTCGCGAAGGCGTTCGGTGTCATGCCGTCCCGCCAGTCGGCGCGTGACCAGTACACCGCCGCGTTCCCGGCGGACAAGGTGTTCGTCGACGGCGTCGCGTACGCCCAGGGCCCGGTGAACGCTCCGAAGATGGACAGCGTCCTCAAGGACCTCGACACCGGTCTGCAGGGGCTCGCCAACGGCGACCCGAAGACCGTGCTGCAGAACTTCGACAAGAACGCCAAGGCCGCGCTCGGCGGCAGCTGA
- a CDS encoding carbohydrate ABC transporter permease, with protein MATETLTAVATAGGAGPRRSRGGIRSNENLAGWLFVAPVIVILGLFLLLPILMALWVSLTDWNGQGSPFTGNVPFVGAHNYTQLFTEDGLARRDFMTSIRNNIYYVAIVVPAQTVLALGLALVVNNRMLKGKSFFRSAFYFPSVTSSVAISVVFLFLFANSGAVNALLGFVGIDGPEWFADSRGVLHLLFGAVGVDSPPAALTDGGPFGLTWWDWLAGPSVAMISIITLVVWTTSGTFMLMFLAGLQNVPVTLDEASNLDGASRWQRFRYVTLPMIRPTMFLVLTLGMIGSWQVFDQVYVMSQGDPAKTTLTPAYLSYRTAFADFDYGSGAAISFVLFLIIIVLTLIQRRALAERDTDRPRRGWWRRRVPERS; from the coding sequence ATGGCAACCGAGACACTGACCGCCGTGGCGACCGCGGGCGGGGCGGGCCCCCGCCGCAGCAGGGGCGGCATCCGGAGCAACGAGAACCTCGCCGGCTGGCTCTTCGTCGCGCCGGTGATCGTCATTCTGGGGCTGTTCCTGCTGCTGCCGATCCTGATGGCGCTCTGGGTCAGCCTGACCGACTGGAACGGCCAGGGCAGCCCGTTCACCGGCAACGTCCCGTTCGTCGGCGCGCACAACTACACCCAGTTGTTCACCGAGGACGGGCTGGCCCGCCGCGACTTCATGACCAGCATCCGCAACAACATCTACTACGTGGCGATCGTGGTGCCGGCGCAGACAGTGCTCGCGCTCGGACTGGCGTTGGTCGTCAACAACCGGATGCTCAAGGGCAAGAGCTTCTTCCGCAGCGCCTTCTACTTCCCCTCGGTGACCAGCTCGGTCGCGATCAGCGTGGTGTTTCTCTTCCTCTTCGCCAACTCGGGCGCGGTGAACGCGCTGCTCGGCTTCGTCGGGATCGACGGCCCGGAGTGGTTCGCCGATTCCCGGGGCGTGCTGCACCTGCTGTTCGGCGCTGTCGGCGTCGACTCGCCACCGGCGGCACTGACCGACGGCGGCCCGTTCGGGTTGACCTGGTGGGACTGGCTGGCCGGCCCGAGCGTGGCGATGATCTCGATCATCACGTTGGTCGTCTGGACCACCTCCGGCACGTTCATGCTGATGTTCCTGGCCGGCCTGCAGAACGTGCCGGTCACCCTCGACGAGGCGAGCAACCTCGACGGCGCCTCCCGGTGGCAGCGCTTCCGCTACGTCACCCTGCCGATGATCAGACCCACCATGTTCCTGGTGCTCACCCTCGGCATGATCGGCTCCTGGCAGGTCTTCGACCAGGTGTACGTGATGAGCCAGGGCGACCCGGCCAAGACCACACTCACCCCGGCGTACCTGTCGTACCGGACCGCCTTCGCCGACTTCGACTACGGCTCCGGCGCCGCGATCTCCTTCGTGCTGTTCCTGATCATCATCGTGCTCACACTGATCCAGCGCCGGGCGCTGGCCGAGCGGGACACCGACCGACCGCGCCGCGGCTGGTGGCGTCGACGCGTACCGGAGAGGTCCTGA